Within the Solenopsis invicta isolate M01_SB chromosome 11, UNIL_Sinv_3.0, whole genome shotgun sequence genome, the region TTGCATAAAACACAAATGATTCACGGGTTGCTGAGAACGACATATCCTACAATAGGCGCTATTACATTCGTGCCGCAAgcttgattttataaatcgcccacaattgttacaaattttaaccGAATGGCAAACAGTTGATTTTTCTTCATAAGATTTTTCGGTACGATGACGCTCGAAACATGAATTTCCGAAGAACGTACGATTACACGTATCGCACCTGACTTTCTCCGCGTCGTGATGTTCACACGAGGGTATAGCGTAGCAGCGTGGGCATCTTTTAGAGCAACGATGCCCTCTGATGGGGCGATAACCAACGTTACACGCTACGCAATATCCACCTTGCGAACCCGCAGcggcttttaaatttaaaatggtatTATAATGACGTCTACCctcataatacataatatttaagcaATGATTCGGTTCGCGTTCTAGTGAGGCGAGTATCGTACGCCCATCGTAGATTAGGTTTCCCCCGCGTCCGAAATCTTTAAAACCGTAAACCATTATTGCCAGATTTTCAGCGGCGAGATACCGTTGGAATTGCTGGATTTCGTAAATCCCACATCCCTCCTCCGGTATCACGATACCGGCGTTCATCGTTAATTTTAACGCTAAATCGCGTTGTAGCGAGGAACGTCGGAATCTTACGGCTTCCCACATTTCGTGACGCGGCCCCGTCCGAAGATTTCCACGTTCGCAGTGGATTCGTGCGGCTACAAGTGAACGAGGAAAGCATAAATTATCGTCATTTACTATTTCCAATATCGATCGTTTGACGACATCCTCACGCGTCAATGGATTCGATACCCTTCCACGCCCCACCGGTACTGCGACATTGAAAACCCTGATGTTAAAAGTTTCCGTGACTTCAATTCCGCCGTTGCTTTGCGCTACCGAACTTACGAGTTCCCATATGTCCTTATAAGTCAAGTCGCGCGCCGGGCGAAACGACTCGGTCATCCCACCGATCCGAGCGTCAAACTTTCGGAATTGAAAGATAGTCCTACGTAATCCGTCGGTTCACTTGAGCTTATCGCGTACGCATGGATTTCGCCGAACGCGTTTTCTAGCCAACGCACGGTATCGGCACCCTGTGGCACTGGACGTATCGCGAAACTCGCCTCTCTCCCGAGTATAGCAAAATTCCTAAATCTACGCGCGTTTTCCGTCTGCAGctctatataattaaatctatcaCCAACCCgatgttgttgttgttgctgcgactgctgctgctgcgattGTGGGTTTTGCTCCTGTTGCTGAGAATGTTGCGCCTGTGGTTGCTGCGACCGATGTTGCTGCTGTTGAGGTCTTTGGTCGGCTACATTCTCCGCAGTATTGTGGAGAAATTCTTCCCCACTAGCGTTTCTTCCAATTACAGCTTCAGCAAGTCCAGCGCCAGTTTGAACTgaaagatgaaatatttttattaatcattgctgtcttatattctgttttattttttcttttcttttttactaataCGCGAAAACGCCgacaaaagatataatatactaaCTAACTCACCAAGTTACCCCGCGATATTTCCCCGCCCAGTGATATTAATTATGCCCTCCATGGTAAGGTATTGGCATAATGTAtataatctaaaattattttgttttatattacttcgaaataaaataatttaataataatattaataatagttacCATCATACTCTGGCGAAGCAACTCTGACTTCTCTTTCCTCGGCGTCATTTTCTATTTCCGCCCCCTCTTCATTATTCTCCACTTCACCGCCTTCATCCGATTCTTCTTCATCTCCTTCTTCCTCATCTTCCATCGCTTCctgctcttcttcttcttcttcttcttctatttcattttcctcttcttcttgatcttctgcctcctcttcctcctcttcctcatcTTCGTTTGTATCCCCCTCCTCATCTTCTCTTAATGCTTCTTCTTCggtttcctcctcttcctcctcctgcgtcgctctttcctctctttcttcttcgtcCTCCGTCTCGTTTGCttgcactaaaaataatatttttttgttattaattatgctAAATAACTATATGTTAGTTTCTCCAagtctattttttaaaacttacctGGAGTAAATATAGCCTCATCGGCTGAGGATGGAACTTTGTCAAAATTATCTCGAGTATCCTCGTCGtcatctaaatatataataacaattgttattattattactattattacaataactttataacacgatatttttaaatttacctgaTGATTCACCGACGGGGGTGTATCGAGGTGATGGTGGCTCCGCAACTAAGTCCGCGATTTCAATTCGTGGTCTTCctagaaaattttctatatttaatatttgataaaactgagaatatttaattttctccacGAGACGACGCGTGTCTCATGCTTACTGTACGTAGAGTTACTTACGGGCTGCTACGGCACCTTGAAGCTCCTCTTCTGCGCGTCGTCGTCTCGCCCCGTAGTTTCGCTCAAGAGGCGCCGCACGACGAGGCGGTAGCGGCTCAACCCTGGCTACGTGTCTtacaactgtaaaaataaatataattaaataatatctaaaaacacTTACATTAATAcgctcaattttaaatttacatcaaatttacTTACCTTCTCTTTGACGCAAGAAGTCAGCTATATGACCCCCCGCATCATTTTCAAAAAACGCTTTATTCTGTTGTCGCGTTTCAACGTGACGtcgaattatattttccaacGTCACGTTGCCATTACAGTGCCCCAGCCTGTGCATAACACATAGCAATGTGCTGGAGCACTCCTTAGCGAACTTGTCGAACAATGCGTAGTTCGACGCGTCATTGTCACGCGCTATCTTCTTAAAATAGTGACCcttcactattttattattaaaattacacgccacgataaaaaatttaacaatatcgtCGCGCAACATTTTcactattttcactttttcactcgcaataaaaattgcacttacAACGTTTGTCGTAGTACAACGAAAAACTCTCGACTTATAACTGGAGAGTACGAAAGCCGAACTAACGCTTAGCTTTCGTGAAACTTAACATTTATACGTTGCATCttccaaatatttcaaaagcgaggaaaaagaaaatgaatttatcTCGACAACTCAGCCTTCTTTTTCGAACTCTGATTTTTCTAGTTAGTCCTATCTACTGTTCTGTTTTGTTGCTAGACAAAATCCTCGTTTCGTAGATTAATCTTATAGTAGATAATGTTTCCTATtctttgattagaaaaaaatcatactcTTGTCAAAAGTTgacctttgaaaaaaatcaggcTAAGAGCCAAACCTTAAAAATTCTTCTaacaaaagcatatttttgacATTCTTTCCTGTCGATAAAACGAAAGGCTCGATAAAAGTTTAATCTTTGACTCCCTATCTAGAAAAAATCACGCTCACCGCAAAGGATGATATTTTTGAAGTGAAGGAAGTCATTTATCTGGAAAAAGTCAGTAAGTGCAAGTTATCACATGTCCGAACAACTTATCGTAAGTGCGCACGCTCACATCTTTGTCGTATTAGACATATCCTcgtgatattttaaatcatattgcTGTAAGATTATTTCtgttagaaaatttagaaaaatttaaaaatgtttttaatttcttagcTGCGCGCGCAGACTCGTGtctatattgttgcaacgtcGCAAACAGAGTCGACGTGGTCAACGATACCCCGTACTGAAAATCATTCAAGTCTCCTCGTTCGAAGTGTTAACTTCGTTAGAGAGTAACCTTgtgtttttattactgttagtcCTGTTACTTTTCATCAGTTTCGCCGTTCGATAGAACaaagtaaaaagaagaagatggcTAACCAGCAAGCTAGTAATAACTCTGCAAAGCGAACAGGGATTCCCGATATCAGCGAGATGCATAACGACGAGAGGAGAAGCGAACGCTTTCCCATGTTACTGACAACAACGTATGGACTCAACAATTCACATACGAAAAGGATACTCGTGGGACTGCAAATTACTAAAAAGGGAATCTTTGAGCCTGTAGTGAAATTAAGCGGGAGCAACGCTGACGAAGTATATTTTGATGCGGAATCGTGGCTGCAATTTCAAGAAAACATGGGAGCGACTACTTGAACGCGAATAACAAATTCAAACCGGAACctgtagtaataaaaaatatctcagtCATCTTTACCTCATCCTACGGGTCAAAGTCGCTATTGTTGACGTACAAGGAGAAAGAAAAGTCAGATTCTGCGGAAAATACCAACGAGGAGGGCGAAGATTCAGCACCACCGATGAAGAAACGGAAACTCTATGCCGTAGCAATCGTGATGCAGAAAACTACCTTCCTGGGCCTGGAGAACGTAATGAAGTGCGTGGAtgcttatttagaacatttaaaaactttaagcaATATCATCAACGAGTGCGCTCactatttaatcaaagaaatagaattgaaaCTTCCGAAAAGTTACGTAGATCGCGATATTATAAAACTAACGTTAAAAGGAAACTATAGTGAAATCGAACGCGATGTACGTACTCAAATTAAGGATTTAACTTTTCTTGATatgtactttaatataatatttttagaaataactttaCTGCGCTTCGACGAAATCGTCCATATAATTCTGTCAAATCACGGgtcataatttgtacaatttcatGATATAAACGCACTCTTTTGCAGCGTCATATTTaatcatgcattttttaaaaagtataaatcttcgtatgattaatgtaagaataataataaatagtttgtaagattaatgtaacaataataatagtttccacaaattttttctttataataaaagaaaatgcgtgATGAAACCATCTGTATGCTACCCCATTCAatcatgtaacttaaaaatgtaagaatatactcgtagatgtatgaaaaaagttgaatgttccaataaatactcttttgtaacttttaaaaccgaattattttttcactcgACCTACCTAATGCCAAGACTCTATCTCCTGTACGTAGTAACGCTAAAATCGTAAAGTGCTTccttttgataattatcttttttctaaaagtaCCATACCTTTGAAAGcatatgtatatcgtaaaagCCGCTTCCGTCCTTTCTATCGTAACTTCCAGATAAGACCTTTCGACTTCTCAGGCCTCTTTTACCCGTTCCCCACTTTGCTgctaaatttttcccaaaatacctGTTTTTCAACCAATCCGCTCCTGGGGCAGCCGTGGGGGAAACCAATAAGCACACTCTAATTCCTCCCGGAGCCATCCCCTTTACTTCCCAATAAAAACgctcctgatatcgtcaggtcttCCCCGCCCCACCCCGCGgtcctgatatcgtcaggtccTCTACGCCCCGCTCCAAATTTCGTCAGACCCACCCCTCCACTTGGCCCTTTTACTGCTAGCG harbors:
- the LOC120359013 gene encoding cilia- and flagella-associated protein 251-like, yielding MLRDDIVKFFIVACNFNNKIVKGHYFKKIARDNDASNYALFDKFAKECSSTLLCVMHRLGHCNGNVTLENIIRRHVETRQQNKAFFENDAGGHIADFLRQREVVRHVARVEPLPPRRAAPLERNYGARRRRAEEELQGAVAARRPRIEIADLVAEPPSPRYTPVGESSDDDEDTRDNFDKVPSSADEAIFTPVQANETEDEEEREERATQEEEEEETEEEALREDEEGDTNEDEEEEEEEAEDQEEEENEIEEEEEEEEQEAMEDEEEGDEEESDEGGEVENNEEGAEIENDAEEREVRVASPEYDVQTGAGLAEAVIGRNASGEEFLHNTAENVADQRPQQQQHRSQQPQAQHSQQQEQNPQSQQQQSQQQQQHRVGDRFNYIELQTENARRFRNFAILGREASFAIRPVPQGADTVRWLENAFGEIHAYAISSSEPTDYVGLSFNSESLTLGSVG